Proteins co-encoded in one bacterium genomic window:
- a CDS encoding helix-turn-helix transcriptional regulator — protein MTPKTSTTLPAQRRLLQALGGRLRQARLRRRLTAQQVAERAGMSRTTLRALERGETSVTLGVFLNVLHVLGLDKDLTLVAQDEELGRRLQDAELRQRARPPASQARKDAGDAP, from the coding sequence TCCACCACCTTGCCGGCCCAGCGCCGGCTCCTGCAAGCCCTCGGTGGGCGTCTGCGCCAAGCCCGCCTGCGCAGGCGACTCACAGCCCAGCAGGTGGCCGAACGGGCCGGCATGTCACGCACCACCCTGCGGGCCCTGGAGCGGGGCGAGACCAGCGTCACCCTGGGCGTTTTCCTGAACGTTCTGCATGTGTTGGGATTGGACAAGGACCTGACCCTGGTGGCCCAGGACGAGGAACTGGGACGCCGTCTGCAGGACGCGGAGCTGCGGCAACGGGCCCGGCCACCCGCCTCCCAGGCGCGGAAAGACGCCGGGGATGCCCCATGA